The sequence below is a genomic window from Thermodesulfobacteriota bacterium.
GAAGAGCAGGGCGTGCCGCCAGCGGTTCAGGAAGAAGCCCGGCTTGAGCCATCCCAGGCGCGCGAGGAAAAAGGAAAGCAGCGGCGTCTCGAAGGCGAGCCCGAGGGCGATGATCATGCCGCCGCAGAAATTGATGAACTTCTTCGCGGAGATGAAGGCGCTTATCTCCTGCGACTCGAATCCCACCAGAAAGCCGATGCCTGCCGGAAGAATGACGAAATAGCCGAGGAGCGCGCCGGCAAGGAACAGGAGGGATGCCACGACGATGACGGGGAGGCCCCACCCGCTCCACGAGGGGACGTGCGGGACGATCGTGACGCGCCACAGCAGGTACCCGGCGAACGGGAGCGTCAGGACGAACGCGATGTAGATCGACAGGGAAGCGAGGGCGATGAACCCTTCGTCCGGCGAGTAGGAGACGAGCTGCCTGCCGAGGAGGCCCACCATCGTCTCCAGA
It includes:
- a CDS encoding twin-arginine translocase subunit TatC is translated as MEKARKGLAACVGLFLLLAAACFPFSERVLETMVGLLGRQLVSYSPDEGFIALASLSIYIAFVLTLPFAGYLLWRVTIVPHVPSWSGWGLPVIVVASLLFLAGALLGYFVILPAGIGFLVGFESQEISAFISAKKFINFCGGMIIALGLAFETPLLSFFLARLGWLKPGFFLNRWRHALLFCTVLAAIITPTPDIYNMMLMMGPLMALYFVSFLVVAVAGKR